Proteins from a genomic interval of Cupriavidus sp. P-10:
- the bioF gene encoding 8-amino-7-oxononanoate synthase, with protein sequence MLLERLERAAAERAASALTRRRRVTHTACAPHQAVSDGHGAARPLLSFCSNDYLGLANHPAVVDAFAEGAHRYGAGSGASHLVSGHSVVHHQLEAELANWQAPYIPDVRALYFCTGYMANLAVLSALGTSDATLFCDKLNHASLIDGALLARAEVRRYPHRDTAALSRQLTVSSSRLKLIVTDGVFSMDGDIAPLAELLALAELHDAWIVVDDAHGFGVLGERGRGVLEHLRLMSQRFIYIGTLGKAAGVAGAFVAAHTTIVEHLVNVARPYIYTTAAPPAVAHALLTSLALIAGDEGRQRRGQVAKSIALLRGGLEILQARHPQTGWRMVNSATPIQPLIVGGNSIALALSEALEAGGIRVTAIRPPTVPDGTARLRITLSAEHTCADVARLLDSLGVLAAHKETA encoded by the coding sequence ATGCTGCTTGAGCGACTCGAGCGCGCTGCCGCCGAGCGAGCTGCGAGCGCGCTAACGCGCCGCCGCCGCGTAACCCATACCGCCTGCGCGCCGCACCAGGCGGTCAGCGACGGTCACGGTGCCGCGCGCCCGTTGCTGAGCTTTTGCAGCAATGACTACCTCGGCCTGGCAAACCATCCCGCAGTGGTCGACGCCTTCGCCGAGGGCGCCCATCGCTACGGTGCCGGCAGCGGAGCCTCCCATCTGGTCAGCGGCCACTCGGTGGTCCACCATCAGCTCGAGGCCGAGCTGGCAAACTGGCAGGCGCCCTATATTCCTGACGTGCGGGCGCTTTACTTTTGCACCGGCTATATGGCCAATCTGGCGGTGCTGAGCGCCCTCGGCACGTCCGACGCTACCCTCTTTTGCGACAAGCTCAACCACGCCTCACTGATCGATGGCGCGCTGCTCGCTCGTGCGGAGGTGCGCCGCTACCCGCACCGGGACACCGCCGCGTTGAGCCGGCAGCTGACCGTCAGCAGCAGCCGGCTCAAACTGATCGTGACCGACGGCGTGTTCAGCATGGATGGCGACATTGCCCCCTTGGCTGAACTGCTGGCACTGGCTGAACTGCACGACGCATGGATTGTCGTGGACGACGCCCACGGCTTCGGCGTGCTGGGCGAGCGCGGCCGCGGTGTGCTGGAGCATCTCAGGCTGATGTCGCAGCGCTTCATCTACATCGGCACGCTGGGCAAGGCCGCTGGCGTAGCGGGTGCATTTGTGGCCGCGCACACCACGATCGTGGAGCACTTGGTCAACGTCGCAAGACCTTATATCTACACCACGGCCGCGCCGCCGGCAGTGGCCCATGCGCTTCTGACCAGCTTGGCATTGATCGCGGGCGACGAGGGCCGGCAGCGGCGCGGGCAAGTGGCGAAATCGATCGCCCTCCTGCGCGGTGGCCTGGAGATCTTGCAAGCCCGCCACCCCCAAACTGGCTGGCGCATGGTCAACAGCGCAACGCCGATTCAGCCCCTGATCGTGGGCGGCAACTCGATTGCGCTCGCGCTGTCCGAGGCGCTGGAGGCCGGTGGCATCCGCGTCACTGCGATCCGGCCACCGACGGTGCCCGATGGCACGGCGCGCTTGCGCATCACCTTGTCGGCCGAACATACCTGCGCCGACGTGGCGCGGCTGCTGGACAGCTTGGGAGTCCTGGCGGCGCACAAGGAGACGGCATGA
- the bioD gene encoding dethiobiotin synthase, which produces MNATGTFAGIACFVTGTDTGVGKTYASATLLHALRAAGYPSVGMKPVASGSEWRDDHWHNDDVAALRNASSVDVPPAMTCPFLLRTPCSPHLAAALEGTQITPEPIQAAFSELCTRASAVVVEGVGGFHVPLSAGLAQWTTADLAVMLGLPVVLVVGIRLGCLNHAVLTAAAVRARGLRLAGWIANRIDPDMALAAENIATLCASLDAPCLGEIPWQKDPREAAAAIDLSPLLTAPFAYQLAETRGQTA; this is translated from the coding sequence ATGAATGCGACGGGCACTTTCGCAGGCATTGCCTGCTTTGTCACCGGCACCGATACCGGCGTCGGCAAGACTTACGCCAGCGCGACATTGCTGCATGCGCTGCGCGCTGCCGGCTATCCCAGCGTAGGGATGAAGCCGGTGGCCAGTGGCAGCGAATGGCGTGACGACCATTGGCACAACGATGATGTGGCCGCACTGCGCAATGCGAGCAGCGTGGACGTACCGCCCGCAATGACCTGCCCTTTCCTGCTGCGCACGCCCTGCTCGCCGCATTTGGCCGCGGCGCTCGAGGGCACGCAAATCACGCCCGAGCCCATCCAAGCCGCGTTCAGCGAGCTGTGCACACGCGCCAGTGCAGTAGTCGTGGAAGGCGTGGGCGGCTTTCATGTGCCGTTATCCGCCGGCCTGGCCCAGTGGACCACGGCTGACCTGGCCGTCATGCTCGGCCTGCCGGTGGTATTGGTGGTCGGTATCCGGCTGGGGTGCCTTAACCACGCAGTGCTGACTGCCGCCGCGGTACGTGCGCGGGGCCTACGACTCGCCGGCTGGATCGCGAACCGCATAGATCCGGATATGGCCCTGGCCGCCGAGAACATCGCCACGCTGTGCGCCTCCCTGGATGCCCCCTGCCTTGGGGAAATCCCCTGGCAGAAGGATCCGCGGGAAGCCGCCGCAGCGATCGATCTGTCACCGCTACTGACAGCTCCTTTCGCCTATCAACTGGCCGAGACCCGAGGCCAAACTGCCTAA
- the bioB gene encoding biotin synthase BioB, with protein MTMIADASTANDATIATIDVETLRNAVRRPTTAQEPAGRWSVAQVGELFALPFNDLLFRAQQVHREHFDANTVQLSTLLSIKTGGCEEDCGYCPQSAHHDAGVKAEKLMALDEVLEAARAAKANGATRFCMGAAWRSPKDRHLEPVMEMVREVKAMGMETCVTLGMLKAEQAQRLKEAGLDYYNHNLDTAPEFYGKIIGTRTYQDRLDTIGHVRDAGINVCCGGIVGMGESREARAGLIAQLANLEPYPESVPINNLVAVEGTPLAGTPPIDPFEFIRTIAVARITMPRAMVRLSAGREQMDDALQALCLVAGANSIFYGDKLLTTSNPQADRDRALLERLGIRTEGDAG; from the coding sequence ATGACCATGATCGCCGACGCCTCCACCGCGAACGATGCCACAATCGCTACCATAGATGTCGAAACCCTGCGCAACGCCGTGCGCCGCCCGACCACAGCTCAGGAGCCCGCCGGGCGCTGGAGTGTGGCCCAGGTCGGCGAACTCTTCGCGCTGCCTTTCAACGACCTGCTCTTCCGGGCCCAGCAAGTGCACCGCGAACATTTCGACGCCAACACGGTGCAGCTGTCGACCCTGCTCTCAATCAAGACCGGAGGGTGCGAAGAGGACTGCGGCTATTGCCCACAGAGTGCGCATCACGATGCCGGCGTCAAGGCCGAGAAGCTGATGGCGCTGGACGAGGTGCTGGAGGCCGCGCGCGCCGCCAAGGCCAACGGCGCCACGCGCTTCTGCATGGGGGCCGCCTGGCGCAGCCCCAAGGACCGTCACCTGGAGCCGGTGATGGAGATGGTGCGCGAGGTCAAGGCGATGGGCATGGAGACCTGCGTCACGCTTGGCATGTTGAAGGCGGAACAGGCGCAGCGCTTGAAGGAAGCGGGCCTCGATTATTACAACCACAATTTGGATACGGCGCCCGAGTTTTACGGAAAGATCATCGGCACTCGCACGTACCAGGATAGGTTGGACACCATCGGCCATGTGCGCGACGCTGGCATCAATGTCTGCTGTGGCGGCATCGTCGGCATGGGCGAATCCCGCGAAGCCCGCGCCGGGCTCATTGCGCAACTCGCCAATTTGGAGCCTTATCCGGAGTCGGTGCCGATCAACAACCTGGTTGCGGTGGAAGGCACGCCCCTCGCCGGCACTCCTCCGATCGATCCCTTCGAATTCATCCGTACCATTGCAGTGGCTCGCATTACCATGCCGCGCGCCATGGTTCGGCTGTCCGCGGGACGTGAGCAGATGGACGACGCGTTGCAAGCACTTTGCCTCGTGGCCGGCGCCAACTCCATCTTCTACGGCGACAAGCTACTCACCACCAGCAACCCCCAGGCCGACCGCGACCGCGCCCTGCTCGAACGCCTCGGCATCCGCACTGAAGGCGACGCAGGATGA
- a CDS encoding cytochrome P450 produces the protein MTAAVLSERARARSVASQDDRAPCDAFVDASFLRDPYPAYHALRAAGPIHWSEEFFGGAWLLTRHEDMEVVLRDPLYSARRTGGWVMRNSEDERQALCPFQRLFSRAMLFLDAPDHTRLRQVLNAGFRPAALRAFAGTIEQMIALLMDRIAQEHQFDFMAAVARPLPAMVIATLLGMDVNEQPGFLAWSEDLAAFIGSPDPDLALKRRAQASLLKMSAAFEAMLARRRTQASCPTYQQPQQRDLISHLLQAEAEGTIETGAELLAQCAMLLFAGHETTRNLLGNGLHALLSHPQQWQRLQQAPELVPNALRELLRYESPVQYTGRRVTADIILHGKQLRRGDLIVPLIGAANRDPSRYSDPDTLDITRREGSHLSFGHGAHFCIGAALTLMEAEIVFRSLLTRLPDLTLVDADPHWNGNPVYRGLISLRVWNNRAVGLER, from the coding sequence ATGACGGCCGCCGTTCTGTCTGAACGCGCCAGGGCGCGGTCGGTGGCATCGCAGGACGACCGCGCGCCTTGCGACGCCTTCGTCGATGCCAGCTTCCTGCGCGACCCGTATCCCGCCTACCACGCATTGCGGGCCGCCGGCCCCATTCACTGGAGCGAAGAATTCTTTGGTGGAGCCTGGCTGCTAACTAGGCACGAGGACATGGAAGTCGTGCTGCGCGATCCGCTCTACTCAGCGCGCCGCACGGGCGGCTGGGTCATGCGTAACAGCGAGGACGAGCGCCAGGCGCTGTGCCCCTTCCAGCGCCTGTTCAGCCGGGCCATGCTGTTCCTCGACGCGCCCGACCACACGCGCCTGCGCCAGGTGCTCAATGCAGGCTTCCGGCCCGCAGCCCTGCGCGCTTTCGCCGGCACCATCGAGCAAATGATCGCGCTACTGATGGACCGGATTGCGCAGGAACACCAGTTCGATTTCATGGCGGCGGTGGCCAGGCCGCTGCCCGCGATGGTGATCGCGACGTTGCTGGGCATGGACGTCAACGAGCAACCGGGCTTTCTGGCTTGGTCAGAAGACCTGGCCGCATTTATCGGCTCGCCGGATCCAGACCTGGCGCTAAAGCGGCGTGCGCAAGCGAGCCTGCTAAAGATGAGCGCCGCCTTCGAAGCCATGCTGGCGCGCCGCAGAACGCAGGCCTCGTGCCCGACTTACCAGCAACCCCAACAGCGGGACCTGATAAGCCACCTGCTGCAGGCCGAGGCTGAAGGAACGATCGAAACCGGGGCCGAACTGCTGGCGCAATGTGCCATGCTGCTGTTCGCCGGGCACGAGACGACGCGCAACCTTCTCGGTAATGGACTACATGCCTTGCTCAGCCATCCGCAGCAGTGGCAGCGCCTGCAACAGGCACCCGAGCTTGTGCCAAACGCCCTTCGCGAACTGCTGCGCTACGAAAGCCCGGTTCAATATACCGGCCGACGCGTCACAGCGGATATCATCTTGCACGGGAAACAGCTCCGGCGCGGTGACCTGATTGTGCCGTTGATCGGAGCCGCCAACCGCGATCCATCGCGCTACAGCGACCCCGACACATTGGACATCACACGGCGTGAGGGCTCGCACCTTTCCTTCGGTCATGGCGCGCATTTCTGCATCGGGGCCGCGCTAACGCTGATGGAGGCGGAAATCGTCTTCCGCAGCCTGCTTACCAGGCTGCCCGATCTGACACTGGTGGATGCGGACCCCCACTGGAACGGGAACCCGGTCTATCGTGGGCTCATCAGCCTGCGGGTGTGGAACAATCGTGCCGTCGGACTGGAGCGGTGA
- the wrbA gene encoding NAD(P)H:quinone oxidoreductase, translating into MNESLTQAAVGGVEHRSAIRVLVIFHSWSGNTLSLAQAVAEGARSESCATVSIRRVSEIRNEQELMLDRRFGQQFAAACAYPVVTVDEVLDADVIILGCPTRMGTLSAEMKRFIDGLGPIWSDGALANKVGAAFTTASTPHGGQEMTLLSLVVAMSHLGMIVACPGYTADIFEVAGSPYGASSTSKVDGIRTRPRPADLAAAAALGNRSACVGAWVRRGRQRGKTLTEGERQDVDTRSNAGERV; encoded by the coding sequence TTGAACGAAAGCCTTACACAAGCGGCAGTTGGCGGGGTTGAACATCGTTCCGCCATCCGCGTACTGGTCATTTTTCACTCGTGGTCCGGAAATACGCTGTCGCTTGCCCAGGCAGTCGCAGAGGGAGCAAGGAGCGAATCCTGCGCAACGGTCAGCATCCGCCGAGTCTCCGAGATACGGAATGAACAGGAGCTGATGTTGGACCGACGATTCGGCCAGCAGTTTGCAGCAGCGTGCGCATATCCGGTCGTGACGGTGGATGAAGTGCTGGACGCGGACGTGATCATCCTTGGCTGCCCGACGCGCATGGGGACGCTCTCGGCCGAGATGAAACGCTTCATCGACGGGCTGGGACCGATATGGAGCGACGGGGCATTGGCCAACAAGGTCGGCGCAGCCTTTACCACGGCGTCGACGCCTCACGGTGGCCAGGAAATGACGCTGTTGTCTCTGGTGGTTGCGATGAGCCATCTTGGCATGATCGTGGCCTGCCCGGGCTACACCGCCGACATCTTCGAAGTTGCGGGATCTCCCTACGGAGCAAGCTCGACGTCGAAGGTCGACGGCATTCGCACCAGGCCACGGCCCGCGGATCTTGCCGCGGCCGCCGCGCTCGGGAATCGATCGGCTTGCGTGGGGGCATGGGTACGCCGCGGGCGGCAGAGGGGAAAGACTTTAACTGAAGGAGAGAGACAAGATGTCGACACAAGAAGCAACGCTGGTGAACGTGTATAG
- a CDS encoding ISL3 family transposase: MSHVLGGIDRILARVGKRFISSDARGDTITVEACSTVRAAPCPACHRWSNRRHGSYVRRLEERPMLEQRVVLAVEVRRFKCANAGCPRRTFAENIHALAGPHQRCTRSQARALHALGHALGGEAAARLANVLGLRTSADTVLRELRRAPERKRKPRPRVVGIDDWAIARGHQYGTIIVDLERREPIEVFAGREGTAVAAWMRAHPSIEIVARDRAGAYSEAVDIALPAATQISDRWHLLCNLRDNVERLLCRLGPQLRQAAQQVEVGGVTLGRQRELSRNSLWSWQRLSDQRRASRVALYERVMALHAQGATMKGIGRELSIDHRSVRNFITAGAFPERAPRARGPTPLDPYLGYIEERIAQGCRFPELIWQELKQRGYTGSRAAVRNCVIRLLFPQGKKPPFQAPVRTMPCPSARRVFGWLIRWRKLAVAEPKSADHERFVQALCKIEPVVGEVRSLAREFLGLMHRRSPRQFDRWLKRLSRCDALEMRRFAQSLRADLPAVRAAFKLPWSNGQTEGHVNRLKFLKRQMYGRANIELLRLRVLKPN, translated from the coding sequence ATGAGCCACGTTCTCGGTGGGATCGATCGTATTCTCGCCCGTGTGGGTAAGCGCTTCATCTCCAGCGATGCGCGAGGGGATACCATTACCGTCGAAGCCTGCAGTACGGTTCGCGCGGCACCGTGTCCTGCCTGCCATCGTTGGAGTAATCGACGCCACGGCAGCTATGTGCGCAGGCTGGAAGAACGTCCGATGCTCGAACAGCGGGTCGTTCTCGCCGTTGAGGTGCGTCGCTTCAAGTGTGCAAACGCCGGCTGCCCGCGTCGTACCTTTGCCGAGAACATCCACGCCTTAGCCGGTCCGCATCAACGTTGTACGCGATCGCAGGCTCGGGCGTTGCACGCGCTGGGCCATGCCCTCGGTGGTGAGGCGGCAGCCAGGCTTGCTAACGTCCTGGGCTTGCGCACCAGTGCCGACACCGTGCTGCGGGAGTTGCGCAGAGCTCCTGAGCGCAAGCGCAAACCACGACCGCGGGTCGTCGGCATCGATGACTGGGCGATCGCGCGCGGTCACCAGTACGGAACGATCATCGTCGACCTGGAGCGGCGTGAGCCTATCGAAGTGTTCGCCGGCAGGGAAGGAACTGCGGTGGCCGCGTGGATGCGTGCGCACCCATCGATCGAGATCGTCGCCAGGGACCGGGCTGGGGCCTACTCCGAGGCGGTCGACATCGCGCTGCCGGCAGCCACGCAAATCTCGGATCGCTGGCATCTACTGTGCAATCTGCGCGACAACGTTGAGAGACTGCTGTGCCGACTCGGACCGCAACTGCGCCAAGCCGCGCAGCAAGTCGAGGTCGGTGGCGTGACCCTGGGACGGCAGCGGGAGCTGAGCCGCAACTCACTGTGGTCATGGCAGCGTCTGAGCGATCAGCGACGCGCCTCGCGGGTGGCGCTGTACGAGCGGGTTATGGCGCTACACGCCCAGGGCGCCACGATGAAAGGAATCGGACGCGAGCTCTCAATCGACCATCGAAGCGTGCGCAACTTCATCACCGCGGGGGCATTCCCCGAGCGCGCCCCCAGGGCGCGGGGTCCGACGCCTTTAGATCCTTATCTCGGCTATATCGAGGAACGAATCGCACAGGGCTGTCGCTTTCCTGAACTGATCTGGCAGGAACTCAAGCAGCGAGGATATACGGGCAGTCGCGCCGCCGTTCGGAATTGCGTGATTCGCCTCCTTTTTCCGCAGGGCAAGAAGCCTCCTTTCCAGGCACCCGTGCGCACGATGCCGTGCCCGTCGGCCCGGCGCGTGTTCGGATGGCTTATCCGATGGAGGAAGCTCGCGGTCGCGGAGCCAAAAAGCGCGGACCACGAGCGCTTCGTGCAGGCGCTGTGCAAGATCGAACCCGTGGTGGGCGAGGTCCGCAGCCTCGCGCGGGAGTTTCTTGGGCTCATGCACAGGCGAAGTCCGCGGCAGTTCGATCGATGGTTGAAGCGTTTGTCGCGCTGCGACGCTTTGGAAATGCGGAGGTTCGCGCAAAGCCTGCGCGCCGACTTACCGGCTGTGCGGGCGGCCTTCAAGCTGCCATGGAGCAATGGGCAGACCGAAGGGCACGTCAACCGGCTCAAGTTCCTCAAGCGCCAGATGTATGGCCGCGCGAACATCGAGCTTCTGCGGCTGCGGGTATTGAAGCCAAACTGA
- a CDS encoding branched-chain amino acid ABC transporter permease yields the protein MVLLLSLLLNGVVFGSILLLSSLGLTLIYGVGRIINFAHGALYSIGAMAGVWLVAKGLPLWWVLPLTALAVGAVGVAMDWALFSRIRHRPMMDGLLLTFGLAMLITGLLYEAGGRDIQVLVPPTALAGTLEMGSVSLPVYRVFASLLSIALAAALMLVLKTTRWGLRVRAANDNGEMAACLGIDRNVLMHSVVGVSAALVGIAGAASAPILNAYATVGDKMLILSFMTVILGGLGSFRGAVVSAYLVGLVVVFGEAFTGGHAAMMLLFIILMAMLVRWPRGLFGEGRTE from the coding sequence ATGGTGCTTTTGTTATCACTCTTGTTAAACGGGGTGGTCTTCGGATCGATCCTGTTGCTGTCCAGCCTGGGGCTGACGCTGATCTACGGCGTCGGGCGAATCATCAACTTCGCCCACGGCGCCCTCTACAGCATCGGTGCCATGGCAGGCGTCTGGCTGGTGGCGAAGGGCTTACCCCTGTGGTGGGTGCTCCCGCTCACGGCGCTGGCAGTCGGCGCTGTCGGCGTGGCGATGGACTGGGCTCTGTTCTCGCGCATCCGTCACCGCCCCATGATGGACGGTCTTCTTCTGACCTTTGGCCTGGCCATGCTAATTACCGGACTGCTGTACGAGGCGGGCGGCCGGGACATCCAGGTGCTGGTGCCGCCTACAGCGCTGGCCGGAACGTTGGAGATGGGCAGCGTGTCGTTGCCGGTGTATCGGGTCTTTGCCTCGCTATTGTCAATCGCGCTGGCTGCCGCCTTGATGCTGGTCTTGAAAACAACCCGGTGGGGACTGCGCGTGCGGGCCGCGAATGACAACGGCGAAATGGCCGCATGCCTGGGTATTGATCGCAACGTGCTGATGCATTCAGTGGTTGGCGTGAGCGCGGCGCTCGTTGGCATCGCGGGGGCGGCATCCGCGCCGATCTTGAATGCCTACGCAACTGTTGGCGACAAGATGCTGATCCTGTCGTTTATGACCGTCATTCTCGGCGGGCTGGGCAGCTTTCGAGGCGCCGTGGTATCGGCATACCTGGTGGGGCTCGTGGTCGTGTTTGGCGAGGCCTTCACCGGCGGCCACGCGGCAATGATGCTGCTGTTCATAATCCTTATGGCCATGCTGGTTCGCTGGCCGCGTGGCCTGTTTGGCGAAGGGAGGACAGAATGA
- a CDS encoding branched-chain amino acid ABC transporter permease: MMRTSSLPVGLPPRRINLVSVAAVLVVIAAALLPLWLTEQPFVIVLFSHAFIAAMLAVSLDMLTGNTGLLSFGHAAWFGLGAYAAGLLARGVTADLLLLLLMAALVALLFATGVGLIFLRQVGKAFAILTLALCQVLYSLVFVAAGITGGEDGLQGVPSPTLFGLKIVGQNTWYWLLLAVLVAMVAGVIYLRATPLGKAWLGLRDNPERARFIGIDVFRLKLTAYVISAILASIAGALFVLFNGAVTPESLHWFQSGKILMYVVLGGVGSVVGPALGAVAFTFAEHAISSITDAWLVYFGALFVVIVLVAPGGLYGLLRPLWATRVGRADKGAGR; encoded by the coding sequence ATGATGAGGACCTCGTCTCTACCAGTCGGGCTGCCGCCGCGCCGCATCAACCTGGTGTCCGTTGCTGCGGTGCTGGTGGTCATCGCTGCCGCGCTTCTGCCCCTGTGGCTCACCGAGCAGCCCTTTGTCATCGTGCTGTTCTCGCACGCGTTCATCGCCGCCATGCTGGCGGTGAGCCTGGACATGCTGACGGGCAATACCGGCCTGCTGTCCTTCGGTCATGCCGCCTGGTTCGGCCTGGGCGCCTACGCTGCGGGACTGCTGGCGCGCGGGGTGACTGCCGATCTGCTGTTGTTGCTGCTGATGGCGGCACTGGTGGCGTTGCTGTTCGCTACCGGCGTTGGACTGATCTTCCTGCGCCAAGTCGGCAAGGCCTTTGCCATCCTGACGTTGGCGTTGTGCCAGGTACTGTACTCGCTGGTGTTTGTGGCGGCCGGTATCACCGGGGGCGAGGACGGCCTGCAGGGGGTGCCCTCCCCCACGCTGTTCGGACTGAAGATAGTTGGCCAAAACACCTGGTACTGGCTTTTGCTGGCGGTGCTGGTGGCCATGGTAGCGGGCGTGATTTACCTGCGTGCCACGCCGCTGGGTAAAGCCTGGCTGGGGTTGCGTGACAACCCCGAGCGCGCGCGCTTCATCGGCATCGACGTGTTCCGCCTGAAGCTCACCGCCTACGTCATCTCGGCCATTCTGGCTTCGATAGCGGGCGCGTTGTTCGTCCTGTTCAACGGCGCTGTCACGCCGGAATCGCTGCACTGGTTCCAGAGCGGCAAGATTCTGATGTACGTCGTACTGGGCGGTGTTGGCAGCGTGGTGGGGCCCGCGCTAGGCGCGGTGGCCTTCACCTTTGCCGAGCACGCGATCAGCAGTATCACCGACGCGTGGCTGGTGTACTTCGGCGCGTTGTTCGTGGTGATCGTACTGGTGGCGCCGGGCGGGTTGTACGGATTGCTGCGGCCGTTGTGGGCGACGCGGGTCGGACGAGCAGATAAGGGAGCGGGACGATGA
- a CDS encoding ABC transporter ATP-binding protein, whose translation MSALLQTTGLSRHFGGLKAVQDVSLSVMPRTIHAILGPNGAGKTTLFNLITGAIPPASGRVSFDGSDVTGWTPERLAGRGIVRTFQRTSVFLELTLCENVALAIRSSRRLNFSVRCSRADEDEIAAEAHQHLRSVGLADKAALTAKQLAHGSQRALDVAIGLALKPRLILMDEPLAGMSKGDRHGIGELILKLRDEMGLTIVLVEHDVGMVMALSDAITVMQNGKVIADGPPRVIRESAAVKSAYLHGSFAS comes from the coding sequence ATGAGCGCGCTGTTGCAAACCACTGGCCTGTCCCGACACTTCGGTGGCCTGAAGGCGGTGCAAGACGTTTCGCTGAGCGTCATGCCGCGAACCATCCATGCCATCCTGGGGCCAAACGGCGCCGGCAAGACCACGTTGTTCAACCTGATCACTGGCGCGATCCCGCCGGCATCCGGCCGCGTGTCGTTCGACGGCAGCGATGTCACCGGCTGGACGCCCGAACGCCTCGCGGGCCGCGGCATCGTTCGCACCTTCCAGCGCACCAGCGTCTTTCTTGAACTGACGCTGTGCGAGAACGTTGCGCTGGCGATTCGCTCAAGCCGCAGACTGAACTTCAGCGTACGGTGTTCCCGTGCCGATGAAGACGAGATTGCTGCCGAAGCCCATCAGCACCTTCGCAGCGTCGGCCTGGCCGATAAGGCGGCCCTCACTGCCAAGCAACTGGCCCACGGCTCGCAGCGCGCGCTCGACGTGGCCATCGGGCTGGCGCTCAAGCCGAGGTTGATCCTGATGGACGAGCCCCTGGCTGGAATGTCCAAGGGCGACCGGCATGGCATTGGCGAGCTGATTCTGAAACTGCGCGACGAAATGGGCTTGACGATCGTGCTGGTAGAGCACGACGTCGGCATGGTGATGGCGCTGTCCGATGCGATCACCGTGATGCAAAACGGCAAGGTGATCGCCGACGGCCCGCCGAGGGTCATTCGGGAAAGTGCTGCGGTCAAGAGCGCGTACCTGCACGGGAGCTTTGCATCATGA
- a CDS encoding ABC transporter ATP-binding protein, translated as MNGITNRELRLDQLSASYGSSHILHGVSMRVRRGEVSCLLGLNGMGKTTTLRAILGLVDRQEGQIVCDGRPLQGSTHRRARAGVTLVPEDRKVFASLSVRDNLEVARQPATEGSQPFTIDDATRLFPRLAERMDQLAGTLSGGEQQMLVVARAMVANPRYILLDEPTEGLAPNYVGAIHDAILEMRERGIGVLLVEQSLALATAVGDHFQVIESGHIVFSETRERVLADPASLEKRLTVE; from the coding sequence ATGAACGGCATCACTAACCGCGAACTGAGACTCGACCAGTTGTCGGCTTCCTATGGCAGTAGCCACATCCTCCATGGCGTATCGATGCGTGTGCGGCGCGGCGAGGTAAGTTGCCTCCTGGGCTTGAACGGCATGGGCAAGACCACCACGCTGCGTGCCATCCTCGGTCTGGTTGACCGCCAGGAAGGACAGATCGTGTGCGACGGTCGCCCCCTGCAAGGTTCGACGCACCGCCGCGCGCGAGCCGGGGTCACGCTGGTGCCGGAAGACCGCAAGGTATTTGCCAGCCTCAGCGTGCGCGACAACCTGGAGGTAGCGCGCCAGCCCGCTACGGAAGGCTCACAGCCATTCACCATTGACGACGCCACGCGGCTGTTCCCTCGCCTGGCAGAGCGCATGGACCAACTGGCCGGCACGCTAAGCGGCGGGGAGCAGCAGATGCTGGTAGTGGCGCGCGCGATGGTGGCCAACCCACGCTACATCCTACTCGATGAGCCCACCGAGGGGCTGGCTCCGAATTACGTGGGAGCGATCCATGACGCCATCCTCGAGATGCGTGAGCGCGGCATTGGCGTACTGCTGGTGGAGCAGAGCCTGGCGCTGGCCACCGCCGTCGGCGACCACTTCCAGGTCATCGAGAGCGGCCATATCGTCTTCAGCGAGACGCGTGAACGCGTGCTCGCTGACCCGGCTTCCCTGGAAAAGCGACTCACTGTGGAGTGA